The following DNA comes from Candidatus Omnitrophota bacterium.
GCTGGGAAACGTCGCCATTGCAACAGGGAAAAAACTAAGATGGGACGGGCAAAACCTGAAAGCCGCCAATTGCCCCGAAGCGGATCCCTTTATTCGCCCGGAATATCAAAATGGTTGGAAGATTTAATGATGAAGACGAGGCTCTTGCTTATTTAAATATTACTTCCACAGTTTGGATTTGGAATGTATAAGTTAATTCGAGTTTGCAAGAGCCTAAAAGTAATTCCCTGTCCGGAGTCATGCGCCAAAGACAATCAAGAACCTAAATGAATGAGTCTATCTCCGCCAGCAGATCCGACATTTTCGGTTCCATCTTTCCGTTTTTGGAAAACCCAGATTGATAATGGGGACTTGCAATTCGCGGACAGCCTTCGCCGTCGAGGTTATCCCCGGACGCGAGGCGAAGCCTCCTTGGGTAATCGATGAGGCGATAATAGGGGTTTGCGGCTCTTTATTCTATGATAAGATATTCATTGCTTTTCGGGTTTTGATAACGATGGCCGGGTGGTGGAAC
Coding sequences within:
- a CDS encoding SGNH/GDSL hydrolase family protein; this translates as MIASSITQGGFASRPGITSTAKAVRELQVPIINLGFPKTERWNRKCRICWRR